A portion of the Corynebacterium occultum genome contains these proteins:
- a CDS encoding GTP pyrophosphokinase — protein MNNKVISRLGSYYHAWARSHPDAAEEFSGALEDLLSDGGVTYDRVWARVKEWSSLKAKARKQHPDGSPQYPEPWQDIHDVVGVRVTTYHSTEIPAAITVLRDSFLVHRNVDKTTETRVSGTFGYGSHHLILEVSEDSPEELRAYRGMRFEVQIRTVLQHAWAEFEHDIRYKRGPEEPDPAVDRAFTLAAGLIELADQQFDLIASVQSSGASTTDDEVELSSETLPGVLAVLLGNRFPRPRSELFRWLGEILLANGVTTVAELRLLLDDMDIEALGRAMNYRFLPGQVRLIDDLLLRRYGDDHISRTRDSSSRATQRERQLKTRLAKMRRAHITAEKG, from the coding sequence ATGAACAATAAAGTGATCTCCCGGCTGGGGAGCTATTACCACGCGTGGGCCCGCTCCCACCCTGATGCAGCTGAAGAATTCTCCGGTGCGCTGGAGGATCTCCTCAGCGACGGTGGCGTTACCTATGACCGGGTGTGGGCCCGGGTGAAGGAATGGTCCTCGCTGAAGGCCAAGGCACGTAAGCAGCACCCTGATGGCAGCCCGCAGTATCCGGAACCCTGGCAAGACATCCACGATGTGGTTGGGGTGCGGGTGACCACGTATCACTCCACCGAGATCCCAGCCGCGATCACGGTGCTGCGGGATTCTTTCCTGGTGCACCGCAATGTGGACAAGACCACCGAGACCCGGGTGTCGGGAACTTTCGGTTATGGTTCCCACCACCTGATCCTTGAGGTCAGTGAGGATTCCCCGGAGGAGTTGCGGGCTTACCGGGGAATGCGCTTTGAGGTGCAGATCCGTACGGTCCTGCAGCATGCCTGGGCCGAGTTCGAGCATGATATCCGTTATAAGCGGGGCCCTGAGGAGCCGGATCCAGCGGTGGACCGCGCTTTCACGTTGGCGGCCGGTCTGATTGAGCTGGCGGATCAGCAATTCGACCTGATCGCCTCGGTGCAGTCCTCCGGGGCGAGCACCACCGACGATGAGGTGGAGTTGAGTTCGGAGACGCTGCCCGGTGTGCTGGCGGTCCTGCTGGGGAACCGTTTCCCGCGACCACGTTCGGAGCTCTTCCGCTGGTTGGGTGAGATCCTCCTGGCTAATGGGGTGACCACGGTGGCGGAGCTGCGCCTGCTGCTCGATGACATGGATATTGAAGCCCTGGGTCGGGCGATGAACTACCGTTTCCTCCCCGGCCAGGTCCGGCTGATTGATGATCTGCTACTCCGTCGCTATGGGGATGATCACATTAGCCGCACCCGGGACAGCAGCTCACGTGCGACGCAGCGGGAACGTCAGCTCAAGACCCGACTTGCCAAGATGCGTCGCGCCCACATCACCGCTGAAAAAGGGTAA
- a CDS encoding LLM class flavin-dependent oxidoreductase: protein MSTTPIQFGLDTFGDVTWDAEGTPLPHDQVVRNVVEEGVLADRVGVDVFGVGEHHRDDYAVSAPDIVLTAIAARTKKIILTTSVTVLSSDDPVRVFERFSTIDAISSGRAEMILGRGSFIESFPLFGFDLDKYEVLYEEKLDLMRKILDADQAGTGVTWEGTTRSSLENQKLYPPTADGLRPWVAVGGSPESVVRAARQKMPLMLAVIGGQVRRFRPFVDLYKRANNELGNPQLPVGIHSPGLIADTDAEAQERLYYQWMAMQRRIGAERGWPEPTKGRFLQEINSGSLYVGSPDTVAAKMVDAIEALELDRFTLKYSNGPVQHEHAMDTIRLYGEEVIPRVRRILGQR, encoded by the coding sequence ATGTCCACCACACCCATCCAATTCGGTCTCGACACCTTCGGCGATGTCACCTGGGACGCCGAGGGCACCCCCCTGCCCCATGACCAGGTGGTCCGCAATGTCGTGGAGGAGGGTGTGCTCGCCGACCGGGTGGGCGTGGATGTCTTCGGCGTGGGCGAGCACCACCGCGATGATTATGCGGTCTCCGCCCCCGACATCGTGCTGACCGCCATCGCCGCCCGCACCAAGAAGATCATCCTCACCACCTCCGTCACGGTACTGAGCTCCGATGACCCGGTGCGTGTCTTCGAACGTTTCTCCACCATCGACGCCATCTCCTCCGGCCGTGCCGAGATGATCCTGGGCCGGGGATCCTTCATCGAGTCCTTCCCCCTCTTCGGTTTCGACCTGGACAAGTACGAGGTCCTCTACGAGGAGAAACTGGACCTGATGCGCAAGATTCTTGACGCCGATCAGGCCGGCACCGGAGTCACCTGGGAGGGCACCACGCGCAGCTCCCTGGAGAACCAGAAGCTCTACCCGCCGACCGCCGATGGCCTGCGGCCCTGGGTGGCCGTGGGTGGTTCCCCGGAGTCCGTGGTACGCGCCGCACGCCAGAAGATGCCCCTGATGCTCGCCGTCATCGGGGGCCAGGTCCGCCGCTTCCGTCCCTTCGTCGACCTCTACAAACGGGCCAATAATGAGCTGGGCAACCCCCAGCTGCCGGTGGGTATCCACTCCCCCGGCCTGATCGCCGACACCGATGCCGAGGCCCAGGAAAGGCTCTACTACCAGTGGATGGCCATGCAGCGCCGCATCGGTGCCGAGAGGGGCTGGCCGGAGCCGACCAAGGGACGCTTCCTCCAGGAGATCAACTCCGGTTCCCTCTATGTCGGTTCCCCGGACACCGTTGCCGCCAAGATGGTTGACGCCATCGAGGCACTGGAGCTGGACCGCTTCACCCTGAAGTACTCCAATGGGCCGGTGCAGCATGAACATGCCATGGACACCATCCGTCTCTACGGCGAGGAAGTCATCCCCCGGGTACGCCGCATCCTCGGGCAGCGCTAG
- the glgX gene encoding glycogen debranching protein GlgX, whose amino-acid sequence MTSSAAPFPVWPGDAYPLGSTYDGAGTNFAIFSDVAEKVELCLIDREENEVRINLEEVDAHVWHCYLPGVQPGQRYGYRVHGPYDPHNGKRCDPNKLLVDPYARAFDGEFDGHPSLFSYDITDPENPHGRNTEDSLGHTMKSVVINPFFDWGSDRSPRTAYNETVIYETHVKGMSMTHPDVPDSLRGTYAGLAHPSIINYFKDLGVTAIELMPVHQFLQDDHLREQGLRNYWGYNTFGFFAPHQDYAAARKPGSAVSEFKGMVRAYHEAGLEVILDVVYNHTAEGNHMGPTIAFRGIDNEAYYRLVDDDKYHYMDYTGTGNSLNVRHPHSLQLIMDSLRYWVTEMRVDGFRFDLASTLAREFNDVDRLATFFDLVQQDPVVSQVKLIAEPWDVGENGYQVGNFPPLWTEWNGKYRDTVRDFWRGEPATLGEFASRLTGSSDLYANNDRRPTASINFITAHDGFTLSDLVSYNDKHNMANGEDNRDGESHNRSWNHGVEGPTEDPEITALRHRQVRNFMTTLLLSLGTPMISHGDEMGRTQGGNNNVYCQDNELAWINWDQLDENADLFGFAKRLLNIRKRHPVFRRRRFLAGGPLGADVRERDIAWLVPSGKLMTQDDWDFTFGKSLMVYLNGDAITEPDARGEKVKDDSFILMFNAHHEPIRFTLPPTYFGQKWQLIIDTTEDSGYPLEAEVINAAGTIEVPARSCMVLKQIEPAIYDDYEPAAELNALRDEEQHAAEEAEAAAKAATDTENSEAAQPEEAAATEPEESLVESGEETESAAESAEDEAAVEELPAEESQPEETQPEKKAASVKTPVKGDADKQLQTEDLEDPYSEEDPL is encoded by the coding sequence ATGACATCATCTGCAGCCCCTTTTCCGGTCTGGCCCGGCGACGCGTACCCGCTTGGTTCAACCTATGACGGTGCAGGCACGAACTTCGCGATCTTCTCTGATGTCGCTGAGAAGGTGGAGCTCTGCCTCATTGACCGCGAAGAAAACGAGGTGCGCATCAATCTCGAGGAGGTCGATGCCCACGTCTGGCACTGCTATCTCCCCGGGGTTCAGCCTGGCCAGCGTTATGGATACCGGGTGCACGGGCCCTATGACCCCCACAACGGCAAGCGCTGCGATCCGAATAAGCTGCTCGTGGACCCTTATGCCCGCGCCTTTGACGGTGAGTTTGACGGCCACCCCTCACTGTTCAGCTATGACATCACCGACCCCGAGAACCCGCATGGCCGAAACACTGAGGACAGCCTGGGCCACACCATGAAGTCCGTGGTCATCAACCCCTTCTTCGACTGGGGCTCGGACCGTTCCCCGCGTACCGCCTACAACGAGACGGTCATCTACGAGACCCATGTCAAGGGCATGTCGATGACTCATCCGGATGTTCCGGATTCGTTGCGCGGCACCTACGCCGGTTTGGCGCACCCCTCGATCATCAATTACTTCAAGGACCTCGGGGTCACCGCCATCGAGCTGATGCCGGTGCACCAGTTCCTGCAGGATGACCACCTGCGCGAGCAGGGCCTACGCAACTACTGGGGTTACAACACCTTCGGTTTCTTCGCGCCCCACCAGGACTACGCAGCAGCACGCAAGCCGGGCAGTGCAGTCAGTGAGTTCAAGGGTATGGTTCGTGCCTATCACGAGGCCGGCCTGGAGGTCATTCTCGATGTGGTCTACAACCACACCGCCGAGGGCAACCACATGGGCCCGACCATCGCTTTCCGCGGTATCGACAATGAGGCCTACTACCGGCTGGTCGACGATGACAAGTACCACTACATGGACTACACCGGCACCGGCAACTCCCTGAATGTCCGGCATCCGCACTCCCTGCAGCTGATCATGGACTCCCTGCGTTACTGGGTCACCGAGATGCGTGTCGACGGCTTCCGCTTCGACCTTGCTTCCACCCTGGCACGTGAGTTCAATGATGTGGACCGCCTGGCCACCTTTTTCGACCTGGTCCAGCAGGATCCGGTGGTCTCCCAGGTCAAGCTGATCGCCGAGCCCTGGGATGTCGGCGAAAATGGCTACCAGGTGGGCAACTTCCCGCCTCTGTGGACCGAGTGGAACGGTAAGTACCGCGACACCGTCCGTGACTTCTGGCGCGGCGAACCCGCCACCCTGGGTGAGTTCGCTTCCCGCTTGACCGGATCCTCGGATCTCTACGCCAACAATGACCGACGTCCCACCGCCTCGATCAACTTCATCACTGCCCATGATGGCTTTACCTTGTCTGACCTGGTCAGTTATAACGATAAGCACAACATGGCCAATGGTGAGGACAACCGGGACGGTGAGAGCCATAACCGCTCCTGGAACCACGGCGTGGAGGGCCCCACCGAGGACCCGGAGATCACTGCCCTGCGTCATCGCCAGGTGCGTAACTTCATGACCACCCTGCTCCTGAGTCTGGGCACCCCGATGATCTCCCACGGTGATGAAATGGGACGCACCCAGGGAGGAAACAATAACGTCTACTGCCAGGACAATGAGCTGGCATGGATCAACTGGGATCAGCTGGATGAGAACGCCGACCTCTTCGGCTTCGCCAAGCGACTGCTCAATATCCGCAAGCGCCACCCGGTTTTCCGTCGCCGTCGATTCCTGGCGGGCGGCCCCCTGGGTGCCGATGTCCGGGAGCGTGACATCGCCTGGTTGGTGCCCTCCGGCAAGCTGATGACCCAGGATGACTGGGACTTCACCTTCGGCAAGTCCCTGATGGTCTATCTCAATGGTGATGCGATCACTGAGCCTGATGCTCGTGGCGAGAAGGTCAAGGATGACTCCTTCATCCTGATGTTCAACGCCCACCATGAGCCCATCAGGTTCACCTTGCCGCCGACCTACTTCGGTCAGAAGTGGCAGTTGATCATTGACACCACCGAGGACAGTGGCTACCCGCTGGAGGCCGAGGTCATCAATGCCGCCGGCACCATCGAGGTCCCCGCCCGCTCCTGCATGGTGCTCAAGCAGATCGAGCCCGCCATCTACGATGATTATGAGCCGGCCGCAGAGCTCAATGCCCTGCGAGACGAGGAGCAGCACGCTGCAGAGGAGGCGGAGGCCGCCGCGAAAGCAGCTACGGATACCGAAAACTCCGAGGCTGCCCAGCCAGAGGAGGCCGCCGCCACCGAACCGGAGGAATCCCTAGTCGAATCCGGTGAGGAGACCGAGTCCGCTGCCGAATCCGCGGAGGATGAGGCTGCAGTTGAGGAGCTTCCCGCCGAGGAGAGCCAGCCTGAGGAGACCCAGCCGGAGAAAAAAGCGGCTTCGGTGAAAACCCCGGTTAAGGGGGACGCCGATAAGCAGCTTCAAACCGAAGACCTGGAGGACCCCTACAGCGAGGAAGATCCGCTCTAG
- a CDS encoding IMPACT family protein: MYQLPAAGVTTAHEWEIKRSRFITLIRRVRSEAEARDFIAEVRGDYPDARHHCSAYLLHVEHANPIERSSDDGEPSGTAGKPMLDMLRGSGMLDIAAVVVRYFGGIKLGTGGLVHAYSNSVGETLPLVQRVTRAERELYTVEFPHSDAGRWEADLRARGVDVVTMDYGATVTYTLAIDPGEVAELTALLAAVTSGRVTPKEAGSAWVEGN, from the coding sequence ATGTATCAATTACCCGCCGCCGGAGTCACCACCGCCCACGAATGGGAGATCAAGCGTTCTCGCTTCATCACCCTGATCAGGCGGGTGCGTTCCGAGGCGGAGGCCCGCGACTTCATCGCCGAGGTACGCGGCGACTACCCGGATGCCAGGCACCACTGCAGCGCCTACCTGCTGCATGTCGAGCACGCCAACCCGATCGAACGTTCCAGTGACGATGGTGAACCCTCCGGCACCGCCGGAAAACCCATGCTGGACATGCTGCGTGGCTCCGGAATGCTCGACATCGCCGCCGTGGTGGTGCGCTACTTTGGGGGCATCAAACTCGGCACCGGTGGCCTGGTGCACGCCTACTCCAACTCGGTGGGCGAGACCCTGCCCCTGGTCCAGCGTGTCACCCGGGCGGAACGCGAACTCTACACCGTGGAATTCCCCCATTCCGATGCCGGCCGCTGGGAGGCGGACCTCCGGGCCCGCGGGGTCGATGTTGTGACGATGGACTACGGGGCTACCGTGACCTACACCCTGGCGATTGATCCCGGGGAAGTGGCCGAACTGACCGCCCTGCTGGCGGCGGTGACCTCAGGTCGGGTGACGCCAAAGGAAGCTGGTTCCGCATGGGTGGAAGGCAACTGA
- a CDS encoding exonuclease domain-containing protein, protein MIPAQGAQLTVSNDSIQIHYSDLLTAIHGSDVEVEVSKVTGVTQSSPTALTSGVVHLEGAGITVAFAPNQQAAATEFETAVKAALRGEASGQRMTPGLNFVGFDVETANNDWGSICQIGLVRYIDGVEVAAESWLCTPPPGLDNFTDANINIHGIRPKDVAGQPSFAERLPQLVEFIGELPFVAHFAQFDATALSRACAAAGVETPTLFFGCSLALARGEKLDVRSHSLPVVAEHLGVELKKHHDATEDARACAGITVALARRHSFQGSLAELFHSRSMTIGNLNPERVYPVLRDRSGAGVALQQRQLAQGLTAAGERIGDMTEDPTGRPAPDAGSRSAWDDPADLPTEAQLTEESPAAAGAKGGRRGPAPWAAVATPDAIPEPNENADPQGILFGQNVTLSGDFEPHDKGSLWAGIAERGGIVGKNVTKKTTILVAGTWATKTSKQKRAEELIAKGQEIQIWSAAELYTAIGFDEEPPF, encoded by the coding sequence GTGATCCCCGCCCAAGGTGCGCAGCTGACAGTGAGCAATGACTCCATCCAGATCCACTACTCGGATCTGCTGACCGCCATCCACGGCTCCGATGTCGAGGTTGAGGTTTCAAAGGTCACCGGAGTCACCCAGTCCAGCCCCACCGCACTGACCTCCGGAGTAGTACACCTGGAGGGGGCAGGCATCACGGTGGCCTTCGCCCCCAATCAGCAGGCTGCCGCCACTGAGTTCGAGACCGCGGTCAAAGCGGCCCTGCGGGGTGAGGCTTCCGGGCAGCGGATGACCCCCGGGTTGAACTTCGTCGGCTTCGATGTGGAAACCGCCAACAATGACTGGGGCTCGATCTGTCAGATCGGCCTGGTCCGCTACATCGACGGTGTAGAGGTCGCCGCTGAGTCCTGGCTCTGCACCCCACCGCCCGGCCTGGATAACTTCACGGACGCCAATATCAACATTCATGGCATCCGCCCGAAGGATGTCGCCGGGCAGCCCAGCTTCGCCGAGCGACTCCCCCAGCTGGTGGAGTTCATCGGGGAGCTTCCCTTCGTGGCCCACTTCGCCCAATTCGACGCCACTGCCCTATCCCGGGCCTGCGCGGCCGCCGGGGTCGAAACCCCCACTCTCTTCTTCGGTTGCAGTCTGGCCTTGGCCCGCGGCGAGAAACTCGATGTCCGCAGCCATTCCCTACCTGTGGTCGCCGAACATCTCGGGGTGGAGCTGAAGAAACATCATGATGCCACCGAAGATGCCCGGGCCTGCGCCGGGATCACCGTCGCCCTGGCCCGCAGACACAGCTTCCAGGGTTCGCTCGCCGAACTCTTCCACAGTCGCAGCATGACCATCGGCAACCTCAACCCGGAACGGGTCTACCCGGTACTCCGCGACCGTTCCGGCGCCGGTGTCGCTCTGCAGCAGCGCCAGCTGGCCCAGGGGTTGACGGCCGCTGGAGAGCGGATCGGGGACATGACAGAAGACCCCACCGGCCGCCCCGCCCCGGATGCAGGTTCCCGTTCCGCCTGGGATGATCCGGCAGATCTGCCCACCGAGGCCCAGCTCACCGAGGAGTCCCCGGCCGCCGCAGGTGCCAAGGGTGGGCGCCGGGGCCCCGCCCCCTGGGCTGCGGTGGCCACCCCGGACGCCATTCCGGAACCCAATGAAAACGCAGATCCCCAGGGCATCCTCTTCGGCCAGAATGTCACCCTCTCCGGTGACTTCGAACCCCATGACAAGGGCAGCCTCTGGGCCGGGATCGCCGAACGGGGTGGCATCGTGGGCAAGAATGTGACGAAGAAAACCACCATCCTGGTTGCCGGTACCTGGGCCACCAAGACCTCCAAGCAGAAGCGGGCGGAGGAGTTGATCGCCAAGGGCCAGGAAATTCAGATCTGGAGTGCCGCCGAGCTCTACACCGCCATCGGTTTCGATGAGGAACCGCCTTTCTGA
- a CDS encoding RNA-binding S4 domain-containing protein, with amino-acid sequence MSESTGTPVRVDAWVWAVRLLKTRSLAAEACRAGHVKVNGVSVKPAQQVAPGDRVRVWKDHREMDVEVLDTPRKRLGAPEARRCYADHSPPPPPKEILASQPRRDRGAGRPTKRERRQLDQLRGRP; translated from the coding sequence ATGTCTGAATCCACTGGCACCCCGGTACGGGTGGACGCCTGGGTATGGGCGGTCCGCCTCCTCAAGACCCGTTCCCTGGCCGCCGAGGCCTGCCGCGCCGGGCATGTCAAGGTCAACGGTGTCTCGGTGAAACCCGCCCAACAGGTCGCCCCCGGTGATCGGGTGCGGGTGTGGAAGGATCACCGCGAAATGGATGTGGAGGTGCTGGACACCCCTCGCAAGCGGCTCGGGGCTCCGGAGGCCCGGCGCTGCTACGCCGATCATTCCCCGCCGCCCCCGCCGAAGGAGATCCTGGCCTCCCAGCCACGCCGTGACCGGGGTGCCGGGCGGCCGACGAAGCGGGAACGCCGTCAACTGGATCAGTTGCGGGGGCGTCCTTAG
- the treY gene encoding malto-oligosyltrehalose synthase translates to MTPRPITATYRLQLRGPQSDPDGLGRAFTFEEATELVPYLAELGVSHLYLSPILTAPPESNHNYDVLDPTEINPELGGIEGLRQLAETAHEAGLGLIIDLVPNHVGIEHPELNPWWWDVLTYGQGSEFEYYFDIDWHEDNGAGGKLGLPVLGAPDDIDKLELKEHEGEAVLAYYENIFPVRPGTMETLEDDPREVYEKQCYRLMYWRDGVISYRRFFSVNGLAGIRQEDPRVFEHTHRILRQLIAEDLIDGVRVDHPDGLSDPFAYLTQLREVIGPDRWLVVEKILGVEEPLDPRLAVDGSTGYDALRELDGVFISRESEDSLSMLALQQSGSTWDESAITASEQELKREVARQELSAEVRRLARAMRRDNFSTAGSSVSEEQLITTIVELVAAMPAYRADYISLSRLVATLVAEMTRRFPSRRDALDLIAAGLLANSEAKVRFAQVCGAVMAKGVEDTTFYRASRLIALQEVGGAPGRFGVSTAEFHLLQQERARLWPMTMTTLSTHDVKRGEDVRARIIELTELPSEFAEFVRRVTAVVPAPDEGTGHFLLQNLLGVWPVDGEVTDALHERFQAFALKAIREAGVHTSWTDPDARFEKAIHDWADVLLDGPVTSLITEFIAPLHRGATQISLGRKLLQLIGPGVPDTYQGTEFFTDHLVDPDNRRFVDYTAREQSLTVLQEGVDWFSIAGMAREEASEEAGSENFHAYPHLADHADRAKQALIHAALQLRREFPELFTAGDHQAVFAEGPAESHLIGLARGLDSGEAGLKVIAVATRRPLALQQDGGWGETTLTLPAGSWREELSGREFSGTVPVAEVLEVLPTALLRRLDDPAEG, encoded by the coding sequence ATGACCCCTCGTCCGATCACCGCCACCTATCGCCTGCAGCTGCGTGGCCCACAGTCAGATCCCGACGGTTTGGGGCGGGCCTTCACCTTTGAGGAAGCCACCGAGCTTGTCCCCTACCTTGCGGAACTGGGGGTCAGTCATCTTTATCTCTCCCCGATCCTGACGGCCCCACCTGAGTCCAACCACAACTATGACGTGCTGGATCCGACCGAGATCAATCCTGAGCTCGGGGGCATCGAGGGCCTGCGCCAGCTGGCGGAAACTGCCCATGAGGCGGGGTTGGGGCTGATCATCGACCTCGTTCCCAACCATGTCGGCATCGAGCACCCCGAGTTGAACCCCTGGTGGTGGGATGTGCTCACCTATGGTCAGGGCTCGGAGTTCGAGTACTACTTCGACATTGACTGGCATGAGGACAATGGCGCGGGCGGCAAGCTGGGACTTCCCGTCCTGGGTGCCCCCGACGACATCGATAAGCTCGAGTTGAAGGAGCATGAGGGTGAGGCGGTGCTCGCCTACTACGAGAACATCTTTCCGGTCCGGCCCGGCACCATGGAGACCCTTGAGGATGATCCCCGCGAGGTCTACGAGAAGCAGTGCTACCGCCTGATGTACTGGCGGGACGGGGTGATCAGCTACCGTCGTTTCTTCTCCGTCAACGGGCTGGCCGGCATCCGTCAGGAAGATCCCCGCGTCTTCGAGCACACCCATCGGATCCTGCGGCAGCTGATCGCCGAGGACCTGATCGACGGGGTGCGGGTGGACCACCCCGATGGGCTTTCCGACCCCTTCGCCTACCTGACCCAGTTGCGTGAGGTGATCGGTCCGGACCGTTGGCTGGTGGTGGAGAAGATCCTGGGGGTGGAGGAACCCCTTGATCCGCGTCTGGCGGTCGACGGCTCCACCGGTTATGACGCCCTGCGGGAATTGGATGGGGTGTTCATCAGCCGCGAATCGGAGGACAGTCTCTCCATGCTGGCGCTGCAGCAGTCCGGCTCCACCTGGGATGAGTCCGCCATCACCGCGAGTGAGCAGGAACTCAAGCGGGAGGTGGCCCGTCAGGAGCTCTCCGCCGAGGTACGCCGCCTGGCCCGAGCAATGCGCCGCGATAATTTCTCCACCGCCGGCAGTTCGGTCTCCGAGGAACAGCTGATCACCACCATTGTGGAACTGGTGGCGGCGATGCCTGCCTACCGTGCCGACTACATCTCGCTCTCCCGGCTGGTGGCCACCCTGGTCGCGGAGATGACCCGGCGTTTCCCCTCCCGTCGGGATGCCCTGGATCTGATCGCCGCCGGCCTGCTGGCCAATTCTGAGGCGAAGGTCCGTTTCGCCCAGGTCTGTGGTGCGGTGATGGCCAAGGGTGTGGAGGACACCACCTTCTACCGGGCTTCCCGGTTGATCGCCTTGCAGGAGGTGGGTGGCGCGCCGGGTCGTTTCGGGGTGTCGACGGCGGAGTTCCATCTGCTGCAGCAGGAGCGTGCCCGGCTGTGGCCGATGACCATGACCACCTTGTCCACCCATGATGTCAAGCGTGGCGAGGATGTCCGGGCGCGGATCATTGAGCTGACGGAGCTTCCCAGTGAGTTCGCGGAGTTCGTCCGGCGGGTCACCGCTGTGGTGCCGGCCCCCGATGAGGGCACCGGGCATTTTCTGCTGCAGAATCTGCTCGGGGTGTGGCCGGTGGATGGTGAGGTCACTGATGCGCTCCATGAGCGTTTCCAGGCTTTTGCACTCAAGGCGATTCGTGAGGCCGGGGTGCACACCAGTTGGACGGACCCGGATGCCCGTTTCGAGAAAGCCATCCACGATTGGGCGGATGTGCTTCTCGACGGCCCCGTCACCAGCCTGATCACCGAGTTCATTGCACCCCTGCACCGCGGTGCCACGCAGATCTCCCTGGGTCGCAAATTGCTGCAGCTGATCGGACCCGGGGTGCCGGACACCTACCAGGGCACCGAGTTCTTCACCGACCATCTGGTGGATCCGGATAACCGCCGCTTCGTGGATTACACCGCCCGCGAGCAGTCGCTGACTGTGCTGCAGGAGGGGGTTGATTGGTTCTCCATCGCCGGGATGGCGCGGGAGGAGGCTTCCGAGGAGGCCGGAAGCGAGAATTTCCATGCTTATCCGCACCTGGCGGATCATGCTGACCGGGCCAAGCAGGCCCTGATCCATGCGGCGCTGCAGTTGCGCCGGGAGTTTCCGGAGCTCTTCACCGCCGGGGATCATCAGGCGGTTTTCGCTGAGGGTCCGGCGGAGTCCCACCTGATTGGTCTGGCACGGGGTCTGGACTCCGGGGAGGCCGGCCTGAAGGTCATTGCGGTGGCCACCCGTCGCCCGTTGGCACTGCAGCAGGATGGTGGTTGGGGGGAGACCACCCTGACGCTGCCTGCGGGCAGCTGGCGGGAGGAGCTCTCGGGTCGGGAGTTCAGCGGCACGGTTCCGGTGGCGGAGGTTCTTGAGGTGCTGCCCACTGCCCTACTACGTCGACTGGATGATCCGGCCGAGGGGTAG